The genomic region caagaacaggatttgctagccaTTCAGAatgtagtacttctctaatgaatcatgCCGATACCAGGCGAGCTAATTCCGCCTGAATGGCTTCTCTTTTGTCAGGCGTGAAACAACGTAGCTTCTGTCGGATTGGCCTTGCCTGAGGGTACACTTTGAGTTTGTGCTCGGTcagctctctcgggactcccggcatgtcCACAGGTTTCCATGCGAACATGTCTCGATTGTCTTGCAGGAACTAGATgaacgcgctttcctatttgtcgtcgaggctggaactgatgattgcggtcttgcgttcatcagagaatccaagattgatccttttagtttcttcaatcGGACGAATAGAGGTCACGGTCGAGGCTTCATTCAAAGAGATTTTGAACTTTTCTTCCACCAGCTTGCCATCGACTTATGCGGGAAGGGCTACCGGGGGCCCGGCGATGAGAGTCGTCTGAATGGCACCCCGAAAGCATTCTgcgacgccttggaagtcagcgcgcacggtgATGATCCCTTGAGGTCTTGGCATTTTGAGTATCATATATAGGAAGTGTGGGATAGCCATGAATTTCACCAACCCTGGTcttccaatgatggcgttgtacccgcaatcAAAGCGTGCCACCTCAAACCTTAGGAACTCAGTTCGGTAGTTCTCTGGGGTTCCAAAGGTGAaggacatgtagatgtgtcccagtGGGTACTCCCCTTTGGTCGGCATGATGtcgaagaaaggagtatctgactcaGTGAGGTCGTCGATGGTGACCCCAGGGCCTGAAGCGTTCGGGGAAATGTGGCGTTGATGCTGCTGCCACCATCCACCATCACCTTCTTAACCCGGCTTTCCTGAATCACTGGATCAACGAGTAGTGGATATTTGTCGGGGTGATCGAAGTTAAGCCACTTATCAGCTCGGCTGAAGGATATTGTGTGCTTCGACCATCGGTAAGGAGCTAGAGCACTATTTGTGGCCACCAGAACTTGTCGGTCATTAAGTTTCTGTTGCCTTCTGCTTTCTTGTGCTTTGTGGCCTCCGAATATcacattgacctccctgtcaacacgCGGGAAAGCTCCACCTCTCCCTCCTTCCTGTTGTTGAGGTTGCCTAGGCTCATTAGGCTCTCCTCGAGGCGGGGGAGGCGGCAGTGGCTAGaacggtcggccatgcccgacggagttatTGAAATCCCTGTAGTTTCGTAGGGTGTGCCGCATGTCCTTGTGATATGGGCACTGAGAATCGAGGATCTCGTCCAGTGTTTGTACCCCTCCGTAGGGTGCATCGCGGGCTCGGGCGGCAGGTGGCCGATGGTGTGCACCTCCTcacgaggtctcttctcccagtgTTTGTCTAGTTGCTGGTTCATGTCCCTTCGCGGTGCGGGCAGTATGGGCTTTGCGCCTCTAATGAGGTCCTGACCCGCTCATCCGTGGTGATGTAGACGTCTACCTCCCTGAACAGTTGTTCAGAGGTGGCAGGTGCCTTTTGAAGTATGGCCCAGAGAAAGGCCGGGTCATTGGATCCCCAATAGAAGTCTTCAATCACAGCCGCCTCAGCGACCTCGGGAATACGGTTCCTCATCATTTGAAACCTTTTGAGGAACAAACAAAGAGTTTCTTCATTACGCCGCCTAATGGATTTGCGGTCCCATGGCTGTGCCAGTTTATCGGACAGAGACTGGAAATTCACGATAAACTGGTGACTAAAATCTccccaatcgtcgatgcagtgtcgaggcaGGTGCTGGAGCCATTGCAGTGTGTCCTGCCCCAGAACGATGGGCAAGTACGCTGTCATGACGTTCTCCATTGCCCCAGCAGCCCGGGCGGCGGTTGTATAGACAGTCAACCAGccccctgggtcctgcttaggctcatatttgtcgacgttggagaccttgatatTAGGAGGCCAATGGATGGCCCGGAGGCGAGGGGTAAGCGCGGAGATCACGCACGtatcctcttgtcgatgatcatgtCGTCGATCCTAGGGAGGGGAGTGAGTATTAGGTCGCCTCGACCGTCCCCAGACCGGACTGTTGGTTGAGGCTGCTGCTGACTCAATTCGGGTTGCGTGGTTGTGTACCGGTACACCATGATCTCGGTCGTATTCCTCTCGGCGCCTTATCTCATTCTCGTGCCGATGATCGCGTGAAGCGCTGATGTTGCTCCGCATGTCTCGTCGGCTGTTGATGGCATGACGCAGGTCATTCGGCGGGTGGTCGAcaggtagaagatgattggctaCCTAAGTAAGCACCGTTGATAATCCTCCACGTCTGGGGTCCACGGGAGGCCATTGGCTATCTGCTCCAGTACTCCTCCAACTTCAGTCGGCGTGTTCAAtgctcgggcgaagtcagggtaCAAGTTTCGGGCGAGAAGCATATTCTCCCGTTGGAGCCTAGCATCTTGTTCAGCTAGTTCCCACTCTCGTTCTTAAGCCTGACGACGATCGCGGGGGCGGGAGTTGCGTCGTTCTCGATGTGTTCTTTCGTCGGGGGTTTCCCCCATCTCTGAGGCTTCGTCGCGAGAGACAGGTTGTGTCGGGTCCCGTTCTCCGGCTTCGTGATGTCGTCGCACGTTTTGGCACCTATTTCTCCATCGCCGAGCATCACGCTGGGGAGGTTCCTCCCCCAGCATGGTGGGTTCATTGTTAGAGATGGGTGATGACTCCAGTCTCCCCTGAATGAAGAGGACGTTGGGGTAGAAAGGAGCAGGTACGGTGGTGTGCTTCTTCTcatcctcctttgagggcggaggtgtTGGGAGGATTGCTCGTTGTGTTCTTCTTCCCCTGTATGGAACATTTGCTTCCCTTCTTCGAGTGATCTGTGTACACTCCTTAATGGGCAAGGTGGACAACGGAGTTCGCCGGGCTAAGGAGGCCATGGTTGACTGGCCTTCCACCCTCTAGGGACTTTTGAGCCCAGACTTGCGCGGGGCCATGCCTCGTCGTGCTGTGAGAGGGGGTATGACTCGCAGTTTCCCTCCAGCTTCCTATGGAATTTCCGAGGAGGGTTTCTTCTTGGGTGGAGTTGCTATGCGGTGCAGAGTTTCCTCTTCGTCCGCTACGCATGAAATGGTCCCGAAGCAGAAAATAGCTCCCGGGCTGAAGGTGATCTTGCTCTTGAAGATGATGGTCATGGAGTTAGCATTGatcgacgacacaccccctacctggcgcgctagatgtcggtgtttagtgtccgaccgcacacctgggggtaccctcgtggtgcttttgggtatgACGCTGTCGTGGATCGTAACTCGATGGTTCGTGTCAGGGCATGAGAGAGAGAGTCAAGCGAGTTTCAGCAGGTTTGGGCCACTTtgaggagcgtaataccctacttcctgggtgGCTTTGTATGTGGGAAGTGTTTACAAGTGGTGTCTACCGAGTTGTGAGGTGTTGATGAGATGATAGTGAAGGGGATCCCCCTTGGCCTTATAGACACGACCGTGGGGTGCTTCCCGCGTACATGTTGATCGCACTTTTCCTGCTTATCTCCTAGCTAATAGCGAACAAACTTCATTGTCCCGAGGAAATCCGGTGCCTCCGCTCTGAGCTATCATTGGCGTTTGAGGATGTTAGGCGCGAGAAAAACGAACAGCCTCAACGCGATCACGCCCAAGCCATGATTAATTCGGGCGTGGGCCCATCACACTCCTGGGTTGGCCCATTTCCGCCATTTCCCTTTGCCTAGCCCACGACGAGATGTCATTGAGGGGTGACTGGCATGTGGCTCCGAGCAGAGTTTTCTCCCcgagtggacccgagggatatatGTCGCCAAGCACCTGTTCCTCCAAAAATTTTACCCCATGCTTGTTTTCTCTTACCTATCATACCTAATTGATGTGTGGTTCTGGATGGCCTAGCAGCACCAAACTTAGTTTCATACTTGGCATATAGCTTATACAACTCAGTCTTAACATCAGCAAAATAAGTACTGTAATTATAATTGTTAGACTGAGAAAGGAGTCCAAGAACATTATACAAACCCCTCATTTTAGCTCTAGGTCTAGAACAAATGCAAAGGAATATAACATTGGTATAGACTTCCAGTACTTCATGAACTTAGCTTTCATTGGAACAACAACAACACTTATATTAGTATCATGTTCATGTTCATGCAGATGGCTAGCAAATTCAAGTATGTGATGGATTACCAAATGACTAGTGGGTCAATAAACATCAGACAAGACAACAGTTGATTCATAAAATAGCTCAAGGAACTCCAAAACCTTTTCAGTTACATACCAATGTTGTTCATTCAGTAGAGGATAACCATAATGTGTATTAATGAACACAGAAAACACAGACTTATATGGCAAGAGATGTTTTAGCATAAGATATGTTGAGTTCCATCTAACATCCATGTCTAAACCAAAATTTCTAGGTCTACAACCTTTTGCTTTGCAGTAATTACTAAATGAACCAATTCTCTGGTTAGAAGAGTTTAAGAAATCAATAGCAGTCCTAAACACATCTAAATAATCCTTAAGCCTTTTCAAGCCACATTTCGCGATCAAGTTCATAATGTGACAGGCACAACGCTGATGAAGCACACTATAAGTTTTGTTACTAGGATCTATTGGATCAACATCAGCACCCAAATAACCAGCAAGCATAGGTGACAATGTAAGCATGACAGTTGAATGAGAAGAAGCATTATCTAAGTTAACAGAGAACACTTTATCAATCATTCCAAAGTATTGAATCACACGAGCAATGCGTTCAGCAATGTTAACACCATTATGAGACACTTGGATCAATTTAAAGCCTATCACAGACTTCTTTAATTCCCAATCAACATTAACAAAATGAGCAACAACAGTAATGTATTCTTCCTTGGCATTACCAGACCATATATCAGAAGTCAAGCAAATAGAAGACATAGCAGGAAAAACATCATCTTTTAAGTTCTTTAATTTTTCATTGTATAGCTTAACCAAGTCTCTAGCAGTTGTAAACCTAGATACTCTAACATATCTAGGCTTGTGAGCATGGTGAATGTAATCATCCCAAGCATCTATGTCAGCTATCCCTAACGGAAGATCAAGTCTAGCAATCAAACGACAAAGCTCAGTTCTAGCCACCTGAGGATCGTATTCCCAGTTTCTAAAAGACCCAACATGGTTCAAAGCTAGTCTAGTTTGAACCATAGCAGCATGATCAGACTTCTTTTTACATGATTTCTGGTGCCTAAGCAAGTGTCCAGTGCCAGCATTAGAATTAGCACTCAACCGAGCCTTGCAAAATTTGCAAATACCTGCAATGCGCACCTTCTTATCATTACAGTTTTCTGTGACCTCAGTGAAGTCATCCCAAACAACAGATCGACGCTTACCAGAGCTTGAAGAAGTCAATGAATCAAGATCATTAGAGCCAGCAGCATCACTAACCGGCCCGACAGGTGCCCCCTCAGGGTCAACGGCAGTATGACTGCTACCGACAATGAACAAGGCAGCAACAACATCTCCTATGACGTCGATGTCATCGGGAAGCTGCCCTAACTCAACGAGCTCATCGTTGATGGTTCTAGGGTACCGGCTGTTGTCATCGTCGTCATCCATGTCCCCCTTCTCGACACAGTACCTCAACGGCCCTGCCGGCATTAGCACGACCACGACGTAGTCGACCCACGACCTACCAAATCCCACAAGCAAGCAGCAAAGAggagattagggttagggttagggattaCCGACTAGGGAGGGAGAGCCAGAGAGGGATGTACCTGCCAAGTCGGAGCCTGGAGCCAGAGACAAGGGTCAAGTGCACGACGACGCGCGACGAGCCGACAACCGACAATGACGTGATTAGGGTTAGGGATTTCTGGATTGGGGAGGGACCGAAGGAGAGACGGAGAGGGGAAAGCCGCATGGAAGGAGAGTAGGAGACCCACCGATGTCACAGTGACGAAGATCCGGCAGTGGTGATGGTGACGGCGAGGCAGTGATGGCATGGCGGGCGGATGACGGATGAGCGAATCGTGTGGGAGTGGGACACTAGGAGTCTAAGACGGGATGGGGGAGGCTGGGCCTTATGCCCCGCACCCCGACACCGGCCCGACCCCGTGCCTGCCATTTTCTGGCGGGCTGGGCTGCCCGGCGGGCGCTGCCGGCAGCCCAGGCACAACCTAGTTTATTGGGTCGGGCCAGCCCAGGCATGAACCCAGCCGGGTCATGTCGTGCTTGGGCCAGGCCAAAAAACTGGGCCTCGTGTTGGGCGACCAGGCCTCGGGCTGCATGCTCATGTATACACactcttcattcaatacaagagcaaagaatacactccaaagacacattcaaagccttcaatcccctccaagttccaaaatcaagtcaagtgatcaaaagtgtttagtgacttgagagagggtgatttgtgtttcatttgttgctcttgttgcttggttgctttcttctttctccttctaatctttctaagtgttttgtaaagcaagcaagagacgcCTAATTgtatggtgatccttgcagggtcttagtgacctgtgtgattaagaagaagcactcgaccggtctaagtggCCAATtgcgagagggaaagggttgaaatagacccaacCATTGTGGCATCCTCGAccacttgtgttgatcttcaccattcgctttgtttcttccctcttctctctctctctctcaagttctcttgctcatattgttttgagttagctcccaaagttatccgcattgattgagcaactcataagcAAGAAGAACTACCTTCTGCACTCCGAATtcattattatttatttctaactctaaccccgggaaaagtgtgtgttcaaagtttataaatttcaggtttcgcctattgaccccccccccccctctaggtgactttcaagtgGGTACCCTAGTTACGGAGTACCGACAACAGCCAACACAATATTGTGATCTAACTAGTTCGCTAAGTATGTGAATGCAGATTTATAAGAATCAAATTGAggtattcaatgcatcaattggcTTAAATCAAGGTTGGAAAGGGCATTGTTTGGATTAAATGAACCATGAGAGTTTCGATAAGTTCTAAACCCTTAGAAACATATTTGGGCACCTTTAAAGGATTAGATGTTCGGATTTTGGAAAAATATATATTTGGAGCTaagtttgaccaaaaaatggattCTAAGTTAGATGGACTAAAAAGGTGAAGAATTATGACTTAGGCTAGTTGGATAGAATCTAGATAAGTTTGTATAAGCCATAGGAATGCTAGTCAAATGGAACCAAAGTAGAACATCTAGTTTGGACTTAACTCCAGCATGTCTGTGACGCATTGAAAGTCTGATGGCGTACCGGACCAAGTACACAATGAAGAAGTTTTTTGTGTTTTTGTGGCTTGGTGGTCCGATGGAGCATGTACCACTTACGGAGAGAGAACTTATTTAGGACTTCGATGGTCTGGTGCACCGTACCACTTATGTAGCACGGTCGTCTTTGTACAAGCTGAAGcacttggcacaccggaccaGACAGACTCAACAACAAGTTCCTACTCCAATGGCTAATTGATGTGGCAGAGTTCGATGGTGGACCGGATCGTTCGATGCCACCGGATATGGCAAGCTTCTCGTTGATAGGCTTTACATTTGATTTTTTTTAGTCTCAACTTTGACCGTTTGGCTTATTAAAAAACTACAATATTGTTTACTAATTTTCAATGTAATTTGGTCTTTTGATTTTTTTTATAAGATCAACCGTTAAAGTTGAGACTAAAAAGTCAAACGTGTGAACGTAGGTAACTAATTTTCAATGTAATTTGGTTTTAAGTATATGTGTAAATCATTTTGATTTTTTATAAGATCAACCGTTAAAGTTGAGACTAAAAAGTCAAACGTGTGAACGTAGGTAGTAGTACTTTATCTATGGTGCAATGTGGCTCCTAAGTACTTGAAGGGCTAAAAACAGACACGACATCCCCAAAAGTTTGTGAACACACACCCTCGTTCTTCTTTGCGTCGCCATAATGTAACAAAGTCACCATACGAAAAAAGCTACCTTGACTAGATAAAtgcagaaagcaaaataaagttcCGTATTCTTGAACTTTATCTAGATAATGGACATAAACGACGGTCGTATGTATGTACGTTAAGAATTAATTACATGCAAATTAAAAGATGAAGTCACTCATCTGGATCCCCAAACGCACACACCATTCATTCCTGTCTTCCTGTACACGTACATTTCGTCTATATATCTGCTATAGTCTTGTATTATTATACAATAATAATAGAAGAATTCGGATTACAATGCATTCCATAGCAGcagaagaagctcagctcagctcagCCCGATCACATGTACCTGCGCAGGTATTCCACCCTTGTGGGGTGCTTGAGCTTCATGAGCGCCTTGAGCTCGTACTTGCGCACCATCTCCCGCGAGATGCTGAGGTTGCCGGCGACCTCGCTTAGCGTGCGCCTCCCCCTGCCGTCCAGGCCGAACCGCTGCCTGATCACCAGGCTCTCCTTGGGTTTCAGAGAGTCCAGCTGCAGTGGGTTTGTGTCGTGAGCATATATTGGCCAACAATTAATTGGAGGAAATCAAGAAGACTCACGAGGTCATCGATGGCGAGGCGGAGCAGCGCGTCGTGCTTGCCGCCGGCGTCGACCCCGACGGCTTCGGCGTCGGTGACCTCGCCGATGAGCTCCTCCTGCGTGACGCGGTTCCGGGCGTGCAGCGAGTATGTGGGCCTGGCCATCCGCAGCACGTCGCGGTACCTCTGCGGGGAGAGGCCCACCCTCGCCCGCACCTCCTCGTCcgtgggcggccggccgagctcgAACGCCAGCTCCTCCCGCGCCCTGCCGATCTCCTGCCGCTCCGACTCCATGGCGAACGGGAAGCGGGTGAAGCTGGACAGCGTCATGGCGCGCACGATGGAGTGCCGGATCCAGAAGAGCGCGTACGTGGAGATGCGGAAGCCGCGCTTCGGCTCGAACCGATCGATGGCGGTGATCAGCCCGTTGGCGCCCGCCTGGCACAGCTCGTCGAACCTCTCGTCGCCGCCCATGTCAGGGTAGTACTTGTTGAGGGCGTACGGCACCAGCCGGAGGTTGTGCTGCAGATGCCAAGTTTCAGCTTCAGAGTTTGTCTGTCCTGTCGTCGTTGCAAATAATGAGCGGCACACTGACTGCGTTTACCTTAATGAGCTTGTTCCTGGCGGCCCGGCCGACATCGAGGCGGCGGCGGAGCTGGTGGACGGTCATGCCGGTGGCCTCGGCGACCTCCGCGTCGGTGGGGTCCCTCTGCAGCTCCTCTCGCAAGCTCTCCTGCGCTTCGAAGATCGCCTGAATGAAATTgtattgttttgttttgttttgtttgcaCGATTACAGTAATTATTGTTTCGTTTGCAATCTGGATCGAGTGGTATGGTACCGTACCTTCATGGGCTGCATGGTCTTGAAGAGCCGCGCGCTCTGCGATGAGGTGAGCACCGGCGGGATCTTCATGCGCTTCCAGTCCAGGCTGCCCATGTCCGTCGACACCGAGTGCTCCCGCAGCAGCATCTCCTCGAACTCGCGCTCTCCTTGCTCCTCTCCCCCCTGCTGCTGCTCTCTGCTAGCGGCGGCCGCGCCCTTCATCTCCACCCGCTTCCCGAGGTCCATCCTCCTCCCGCCACGCCGACGCCGGCTCCTCACGACCACCGTGCTCCTACCCGCCTGCGCATGCACATGCCCATGATAACCGCACCGCAACGACGATGTCCTACGACTACTAGCTTAGCTCATCAAGTCGACAGGACAGGACTGACGGAACAACTCACCACTCTGCGCTTCCTTTTCTTCTTGGCCTCGCCACCGCCGTCGTCTTCATTGCCGCCCTGGCGCTTCTTCTCCTCGACCTCCACGGCGGGGCTGAGCTTGTAGATGGTCTCCAGCGCTGCCGCGACCTCGTTGTAG from Zea mays cultivar B73 chromosome 6, Zm-B73-REFERENCE-NAM-5.0, whole genome shotgun sequence harbors:
- the LOC103630810 gene encoding RNA polymerase sigma factor sigE, chloroplastic/mitochondrial isoform X1, producing the protein MTSTVTTPSRPLAAGSRPRRSGPAVLSLSKGGGGQRRQRRLAPSTSCAVLASPDKQSTANKLPLSSRKQEEEVEKATDYNEVAAALETIYKLSPAVEVEEKKRQGGNEDDGGGEAKKKRKRRVAGRSTVVVRSRRRRGGRRMDLGKRVEMKGAAAASREQQQGGEEQGEREFEEMLLREHSVSTDMGSLDWKRMKIPPVLTSSQSARLFKTMQPMKAIFEAQESLREELQRDPTDAEVAEATGMTVHQLRRRLDVGRAARNKLIKHNLRLVPYALNKYYPDMGGDERFDELCQAGANGLITAIDRFEPKRGFRISTYALFWIRHSIVRAMTLSSFTRFPFAMESERQEIGRAREELAFELGRPPTDEEVRARVGLSPQRYRDVLRMARPTYSLHARNRVTQEELIGEVTDAEAVGVDAGGKHDALLRLAIDDLLDSLKPKESLVIRQRFGLDGRGRRTLSEVAGNLSISREMVRKYELKALMKLKHPTRVEYLRRYM
- the LOC103630810 gene encoding RNA polymerase sigma factor sigE, chloroplastic/mitochondrial isoform X2, with the protein product MTSTVTTPSRPLAAGSRPRRSGPAVLSLSKGGGGQRRQRRLAPSTSCAVLASPDKQSTANKLPLSSRKQEEEVEKATDYNEVAAALETIYKLSPAVEVEEKKRQGGNEDDGGGEAKKKRKRRVAGRSTVVVRSRRRRGGRRMDLGKRVEMKGAAAASREQQQGGEEQGEREFEEMLLREHSVSTDMGSLDWKRMKIPPVLTSSQSARLFKTMQPMKESLREELQRDPTDAEVAEATGMTVHQLRRRLDVGRAARNKLIKHNLRLVPYALNKYYPDMGGDERFDELCQAGANGLITAIDRFEPKRGFRISTYALFWIRHSIVRAMTLSSFTRFPFAMESERQEIGRAREELAFELGRPPTDEEVRARVGLSPQRYRDVLRMARPTYSLHARNRVTQEELIGEVTDAEAVGVDAGGKHDALLRLAIDDLLDSLKPKESLVIRQRFGLDGRGRRTLSEVAGNLSISREMVRKYELKALMKLKHPTRVEYLRRYM